The Marivirga salinae DNA window AAAATAAATAAAAAAAAAGGGATTGAATAAATATCCAATCCCTTTTATTAATTCTATTTATAGAAAGATTATTCATCTCCCTTTTTCTCATCTGCTTTATCGTCAGATTTTGTTTCTTTATTCTCATCCTTAGGAGCATCCTCTTTCTTAGCCTCAGCTTTTGGAGCTTCCTCCTTTTTTGCCTCTGCTTTTGGAGAATCGTCTTTCTTAGCTTTTTTAGGAGCTTCTTCCTTAGTCTCTTTTGTTGTACTTTCAGTCTTAGCTGATGCAGATTTAGAGCTACCACCTCTACGGCTTCTTCTAGTAGTTTTCTTCTCTTTCTTATCTTCACCACCTAATAACATCTCATTATAATCAACTAACTCGATCAATGCCATTTCAGCATCATCCCCAAGTCTAGATCCTAATTTGATAATTCTGGTATAACCTCCTGGTCTGTTAGCGATTTTAGTAGCTACTTCATCAAAAAGTTCTTTAAGTACTTCTTTATTTTTCAAAGAAGAGAAAACAATTCTTCTATTGTGAGTAGTATCCTCTTTTGATTTTGTCAATAAAGGCTCAACATACTTCCTTAAAGCTTTTGCCTTAGCAACAGTAGTTGTAATCCTTTTAGAAAGGATTAAAGAACCTGCCATGTTTGACAACATAGCGTTTCTATGGGAAGCAGTTCTACTTAAATGATTAAATTTCTTACCGTGTCTCATTGTCCTTATTCTTCGTCAAGTTTGTATTTGGATAAATCCATTCCAAAGGTTAACCCTTTATCAGCTACCAATTGCTCTAGTTCAGCTAAAGATTTCTTACCGAAATTTCTAAATTTCATCATGTCAGAAATTTCAAGTGCTACCAAGTCGCCTAAAGATTTAACATCAGCAGCTTTCAAGCAATTGTAAGCTCTTACGGAAAGATCTAAATCATTTAGAGCTGTTTTAAGTAATTTGCGCATATGCAACATTTCCTCATCTACAGCTTCTGGCTCATCAGATCCACCTGCATCCAATACCATATTTTGATCAGAAAACAGCATAAAGTGTTTGATCAAGATATTTGCAGCACCCTTCAATGCTACTTCAGGATGAATACTACCATCAGTTTCAATATCCAAAACTAATTGCTCATAATCAGTTTTTTGTTCTACCCTTGTATTTTCAACGCTATATTTAACGTTTTTGATTGGGGTAAAGATTGAATCGATAGCAATATAATCAGCCACCTGATCAACTAATGTGTTTTCCTCAGAAGATACATATCCTCTTCCCTTTTCGATAGTTAATTCTATCTCAAAATTAATTGATTCATCCATGTGGCAAATCAATAATTCAGGATTTAAGATTTCATAAGCAGTAGTGAACTTGTTAATGTCACCAGCTTTGAACTCCTTAGTATTTTTTAGAGAAATATTAATCTTGTTATCAGCAACTTCTGAAATCTTTTTAAACCTTACCATTTTGAGATTTAAGATTAATTCAGAAACATCTTCCACTACACCTTCTACTGCAGAAAACTCATGCAATACACCAGGGATTTTAATACCTGTTATAGCATAACCTTCAAGTGAAGATAACAAAATTCTTCTTAGGGCATTACCTACTGTAACACCATATCCTTTTTCTAATGGTTTGAATGTAAAAAGCCCGTGAAAATCATCTGCTTTTTCCATTGCAACCTTTTCAGGCATTTGGAATGCTAAAATGGACATATTATAAAATTTCTTTAAATTAACTGATTATTTTGAGTACAACTCGACAATTAGCTGCTCATTGATATTCTCTGGAATATCTTCTCTTTGAGGAATATTTACGAATTTCCCTGACATTGAAGATTTGTCGAATTCTATCCAAGAATATTTTGATACTGTATTAGATGAAAGACTATTAGTAACAGCTTCAAGAGATTTAGATTTCTCTCTAACACCAATTACATCTCCTTCTTTCACTTGGTAAGATGGGATATTTAAAATTTCTCCATTTACCAAAATATGTTTGTGACCTACCAATTGTCTTGCCGCTCTTCTAGTAGGAGCAATTCCTAATCTAAATACAACGTTATCCAATCTGCTTTCCAATAATTGAAGTAAAACCTCACCAGTAATACCCTTCTTTCTTGAAGCTTTATCAAATAGGTTAGCAAATTGCTTTTCTAATACACCATAAGTGTATTTAGCTTTTTGCTTTTCCATAAGCTGTACAGCATATTCAGACTGTTTTCTACGTCTTCCTCTGCCGTGTTGCCCAGGAGGATAAGCTTTTTTGGATAATGCTTTACTTGCACCAAAAATTGGTTCATTAAACCTTCTTGCTATTTTGGATTTTGGTCCTTTATATCTAGCCATTTTCTTTAATTACTTAAACGATGAATTAAACCCTACGTCTTTTAGGTGGACGACATCCATTATGAGGTAATGGAGTAACATCTTTAATCACCGTTACTTCAATACCTGTATTCTGTATAGTTCTGATAGCAGAATCTCTTCCTGCTCCAGGACCTTTTACAAATACTTCAACCTTCCTAAGACCTAAATCATAGGCGGTTTGTGCAGCATTTTGAGCTGCAACCTGCCCTGCATATGGAGTGTTCTTTTTAGAACCTTTAAATCCCATTTTACCTGCAGACGCCCAGGAAATTACCTGACCTGTAGAGTTTGTTAATGAAATAATGATGTTATTGAACGAAGCTCTGATGTGAGCTTGGCCTATAGCCTCAACATTAACAACTCTTTTTTTAGCTTTATCTTTTCTCTTTTGAGCCATGATCTAATGATTACTTAGTAGCTTTCTTTTTATTTGCAATAGTCTTCCTTTTTCCTTTACGAGTACGAGAGTTATTTTTAGTTCTCTGCCCTCTCAAAGGAAGCCCTTTTCTGTGACGTAAACCTCTGTAACATCCGATATCTAACAATCTTTTGATGCTCATTTGAACCTCAGATTTTAGTACACCTTCTGTTTTAAAGTTTTCACTTATGACAGTTCTAATGCTATTCGCTTCGTCATCAGTCCAATCACTTACTTTTTTATCAGCATCAACACCAGCCATTTCTAATATCTTTGCTGATGAACTTCTACCAAGACCAAATATATAGGTCAAGGAAATAACTCCCCTTTTATTATCAGGAATATCTACTCCGGAAACTCTTGCCATAATTACCCTTGTCTTTGTTTGAAACGTGGATTCTTCTTGTTGATCACATAAAGCTTACCGTTTCTTCGGACTACTTTACAATCAACACTTCTCTTTTTGATTGAAGCTTTAACTTTCATAATCTTTTTATTTGTACCTGTATACTATTCTACCTTTTGTTAAGTCATAAGGAGACATCTCCAATTTCACTTTATCTCCAGGAAGAATTTTAATATAATTCATTCTCATCTTTCCTGAAATATGAGCTATAACCTCATGACCATTACTTAATTCTACACGAAACATAGCATTTGATAATGCTTCTGTTATTGTTCCATCTTGCTCTATTGAACTTTGTTTTGCCATAATTATTAATTAAGCTACCGCTGTTCTTTGTGATGAACTACCTTTTACTTTACCTGATTTCATCATTCCTTCATAATGACGCATCAATAAATAACTCTCAATTTGTTGCAAGGTATCAAGAATAACACCAACCATAATGATTAGTGAAGTTCCACCAAAAAATTGAGAGAATTGAGAACCAACTCCAGCTCTAGCTACAAATGCTGGTAATATTGCTATTAGTGCTAAATAAATAGAGCCAGGTAAAGTTATTTTTGTTAAAATATTATCTATAAAATCAGAAGTTTCTTTTCCTGGCTTAATGCCTGGTACGAAACCACCATTTCTTTTCATATCATCTGCTATTTGACTAGGATTAATCGTAATAGCTGTATATAAGAAAGTAAATACTATAATTAATAAAGCAAATGTTAAGTTATACTGCCAACTTTGAAAGTCAGAAAAAACATTCCCAATATAAGCTGCAGTGTCACTGTCATCAGCCCATAAATTTGCTAATAAAGCAGGAAGGAACATTAAAGATTGAGCAAATATGATCGGCATTACACCTGATGCATTCACTTTTAATGGAATATATTGACGTTGACCGCCATAAACTCTTCCACCTACCACTTGTTTAGCGTACTGAACAGGTATGCGTCTCGTAGCTTGAACTAACATTACTGTTACCATCACTACAAAGAATAGTGCCACTATCTCAAGAATGAAGAATAATAAACCACTCATTCCTAATGAAATAGCTTCAGCTACTATTGAGCCTGGGAAACGAGATATAATTCCTATCATAATCAACATAGAAATACCGTTTCCAATACCCTTATCTGTAATTTTCTCACCTAACCACATACAAAAGATTGTACCAGCAGTTAAAACAATTACTGAAGTAAAGGTAAAGAATGTCTGACTCATCATAATTGCTTCACTTGGAATAGTTCCGGCAACATAACTCACACCTTGTACAAATGTGATAGCGATGGTCAATACTCTTGTAATTTGTGTAATTTTCTTTCTACCAGATTCGCCTTCTTTTTGCATTTTCTGGAAGTATGGGACAGCTACAGTTAATAACTGAATCACAATACTTGCAGAAATATAAGGCATTATACCTAACGCAAAGATGGATGCGTTTGAAAACGCTCCACCTAAAATGGTATCTAATAGACCGAATATACCCTGGGCATCCCCTGATAATTTAGAAGGATCCACTCCAGGCAAAACTACAAAAGAGCCTAAACGGAAAATAATTAAAAACCCAATGGTATTTAAAATTCTATCTCTAAGCTCCTCTATAGAGAAAATATTCTTTATGGTAGAAAAAAAACGATTCATATTATATTTTTGATGCAGTTCCTCCAGCTTTCTCGATTGCTTCTAATGCAGTTTTTGAAAATGCATTAGCAGTAACATTCAATTTAGCCTTTAAGGTTCCGTTCCCTAAAATTTTAACCAAGTCATTTTTAGCAACAAGTCCTTTGCTTTTCAATAAATCCAAATCAATGGTGTCAACACTATACTTCTCTTGAAGTATTTGAAGATCACTTAAATTGATAGCTTTATAGCTTACTCTATTGAAATTATTGAAACCAAATTTAGGAACTCTTCTTTGCAATGGCATTTGTCCACCTTCAAAACCTTGTTTTGAAGAGTAACCACTTCTAGATTTAGCACCTTTATGACCTCTTCCTGCAGTACCGGCAGCACCAGATCCCTGACCTCTACCAATACGCTTTCTATCTTTAATAGAACCTTCTGCTGGTTTTAATGTATGTAATTTCATCTTATCCTTCAGTTACATTAACTAAGTGATCTACTTTCCTCAACATTCCTTCGATTTGAGGAGTTGATTCTTTAGTCACAGTTTTATTAATTCTACCTAATCCTAAAGCTTGTATTGTCAACTTTTGGTCTTTAGGTCTTCCTATTACACTTCTGATTTGTGTTACCTTTATTTTCTTAGCCATCGTAATTACCCGTTAAATACATTAGAAAGTGCAATTCCTCTATCTTTGGCTACTGTATAAGGATCTCTTAATTTAAGTAGCGCATCAAAAGTAGCTTTCACTACGTTGTGTGGGTTAGATGAACCTTTAGATTTAGCTAAAACGTTATGAACACCAGCACTTTCGAATACAGCACGCATCGCACCACCTGCAATTACACCAGTACCTGGAGAAGCAGGCTTCACTAATACGAAACCACCACTGTATTTACCAATTTGTTCGTGAGGAACAGTACCTTTAAGAATAGGAACTTTTACCAAATTCTTTTTAGCATCATCAATTCCTTTAGTAATAGCATCCGTTACCTCATTGGCTTTACCCAATCCATAACCTACAACACCATTACCATCTCCCACAACTACGATTGCAGAGAAGCTAAATCTTCTACCACCTTTCACAACCTTAGCAACCCTTTTAATGGCTACTACCTTCTCTTTCAATTCGATTTCGCTTGCTCTTACAGATTTTATATTACTCTGAGACATATTTTTAGAATTTTAAGCCACCTTTACGAGCACCGTCAGCCAATGCTTTTACTCTACCATGAAATCTGTAACCACCCCTATCAAAGACAATTGCTTTGATACCAGCATCTTTTGCTCTTTCAGCAAGCGTTTCGCCTACTTTAGAAGCCGTATCGATGTCAGCATTACTTTCAGCTCCAAGTTCTAAAGAATTGGCAGCAACTAAAGTATGACCTTTTAAATCATCGATTACTTGTGCATAAATGGCACGGTTACTTTTAAATACCGTCAAACGAGGTGTTTCGGCAGTTCCGGAAATCTTTCTACGAATTCCTAATTTAATTCGAGCTCGTCTATCTTGTTTACTAATAGCCATTTTAAATATTATTTAGCGGCAGTTTTACCTGCTTTACGTCTAACTTGTTCACCCACAAATCTAATTCCTTTTCCTTTGTACGGTTCAACAGTACGTAAGGACTTAATTTTAGCGGCTACTTGTCCAATTAATTGTTTATCAAAACTTTCTAAAGTAACGATAGGATTTTGTCCTTTAACCGTTTCTGCAGATGCTTTTACCTCATCGGGTAAACCTAACAATATACTGTGAGAATAACCTACGTTCAACTCCAATATATTACCTTGTACGGTAGCTTTATAACCTACACCTACAAGTTCTAATTGCTTTTTGTAGCCCTCAGACACTCCAGTAACCATGTTGTTCAATAAAGCTCTGTACAAACCGTGCATTGCTTTATGTCTTTTTGATTCTGTAGCTCTTTCAAGTTCAATTACTCCATCCGTATTTTTAACAGAAATAGCATTATCAACTTGCTGCGTTAAAGTACCTTTAGAACCCTTTACCGTTACTAAGTTATCCTTAGCAATTTCAAGCGTTACATCTTGAGGCAATTTTATAAGACTTTTACCTATTCGTGACATTTCTATTATTTAATATACGTAGCACAATACTTCACCACCGATTTTAAGCGTTCTTGCTTCTTTATCAGTGATAACTCCTTTAGAGGTTGACATAATTGCAACACCCAAACCATTTAAAACTCTTGGCAAATTCTCAGAATCAGAGTACTTTCTAAGCCCTGGTTTTGAAATTCTCTCCAAGTTTGAAATAGCTGGAGTTTTAGTTTCAGGATCATATTTCAAAGCAATTTTAATATTACCTTGTGCGTTATCTTCCTCAAATTTATAATTCAGGATATAACCTTTTTCATGAAGCACTTTGGTCATACTCTTTTTCAAGTTTGATGCCGGTACTTCTACGATTCGGTGTTTTGCTTTTATAGCATTACGAACCCTTGTAAGAAAATCAGCTATTGGATCAGTTACCATCTCTTAATTAATTATAATTTCTAGTTGCTCTGCCGAAACAGGCGTGCAAAGTTAAGAAATTAATTTGTTTATAAAAATAAAATATTAAAAATCACCAACTTGCTTTGGTTACTCCTGGTATTTTCCCCTGTGAAGCCATTTCACGGAAGGTAACTCTGGAGATTCCAAATTTACGCATATATCCTTTTGGACGACCAGTTAATTTACATCTGTTATGTAATCTCACTGGAGATGCATTTTTAGGTAATTTATCTAAAGCCTCATAGTCGCCATTAGCTTTTAGCTCAGCTCTTTTGTCTGCGTATTTAGCGACTAATCTTTCTCTTTTTTTCTCTCTGGCAATTACTGCTTTTCTAGCCATAATTATTTATTGTTTTTACTGGCAAATGGCATTCCGAAAGCTTTCATTAATTCGTAGCTTTCTTCATCTGTATTTGCAGTGGTTACAAAAGTAATATCCATACCGGAAATAGTTGAAACTTTATCAATACTAATTTCCGGGAAAATAATTTGTTCTTTAACACCAAGAGTATAATTTCCTCTTCCGTCAAAACCTTTATCTTTCACACCTTGAAAGTCACGTACACGAGGTAAAGAAACAGATACTAATCTATCTAAAAATTCGTACATTTTTTCTCCTCTAAGCGTAACCTTAGCTCCAATCGGCATTCCTTCTCTTAACTTAAAATTCGAAATTGAATTTTTAGCATAAGTAGGTACAGCTTTTTGACCAGTTATCATAGTCAGTTCTTCAACACCTATGTCCACTAATTTCTTATCAGCTGTAGCTGCTCCGATCCCTTTGTTAATCACTATTTTAGTGAGTTTAGGGACTTGCATTGCAGAGCTGTATTGAAACTTCTCTTTCAAAGCGGGAATTATTTCACCCAGGTATAAATCTTTTATTCTTGGATTAGCCATTGTTGATTACCTCCCCCGTTTTTTTTGAATATCTTTGCAATTTACCTTTATCATCAAGCTTGCGCCCAGTTCTAGTTGCATCTCCAGTTGCAGGATCAACCAACATCAAATTACTGATGTGAATTGGTGCTTCAACTTTATCAATACCACCTTGAGGACTATTTGCAGAAGGTTTGTTATGTTTTGTTATAACATTAGCTCCTTCTACGATAGCTCTTTCTTTCTCGCCTATCATTTCTAACACTTTACCAGTTTTGCCTTTAGCATTCCCAGCAATAACTTTCACAGTGTCACCCTTACGGATATGAAATTTCTTTTGTTTATTTTTTTTCCTTTCCATAATATTATAATACTTCAGGTGCTAAAGAAACAATTTTCATGAATTGCTTTTCACGCAATTCTCTAGCAACAGGTCCGAAAATACGAGTACCTCTTGGCTCATCATTAGGGTTCAATAATACAGCTGCATTATCTTCAAAGCGAATATAAGAACCATCTTTTCTTCTAACCTCTTTCTTAGTGCGTACAATTACAGCCCTAGAAACGGTACCTTTTTTCAAACTACTTGAAGAAAGAGCAGACTTAACAGTTACAATAATCTTATCGCCTATGGAAGCATACCTTTTCTTAGTACCGCCCAATACACGGATACACAATACCTCTTTGGCACCACTATTATCCGCTACACTTAATCTTGATTCTTGTTGTATCATGGTTATTTAGCTCTTTCTACGATTTCTACTAATCTCCATTTTTTATTCTTGCTCATAGGTCTAGTTTCTTGTATTCTGACGGTATCGCCAATCGTACAATCATTAGCCTCATCATGAGCCATGAATTTGGTATTTTTCTTTACGAATTTACCATACATAGGGTGTTTGACCTTTCTTTCTATAGAAACGGTAATGGACTTATCCATTTTGTTACTTACAACTAACCCTACTCTTTCCTTTCTAAGGTTTCTTTCCATCTTAGCAATTATTTAGCAAGTACTTTACTTCTTAGTTCAGTCTGCAAACGAGCAATATTCTTACGAGTATCTCTTATTTGCATAGGATTCTCTATTGGAGAGATTGCGTGTGCAAACTTCAACTTGTGAAGTTTTTGTCCTTCAACTTTTATATTCTCATTGAGCTCGTCAATGGATAATTTTTTAATATCAGCGTTTTTCATGATACTATATTTTCTGCGTAATCCCTTCTAACTGAAAACTTGGTTTTCACTGGTAATTTCTGAGCAGCTAGTCTTAGTGCTTCTTTGGCATCAGCCATTGATACACCACCAGCTTCAAACATGATAGTACCAGGTTTAACGGTTGCTACCCAATATTCTGGAGCACCCTTACCTTTACCCATCCTTACTTCGGCAGGTTTTTTGGTAATTGGTTTATCAGGGAATATTCTGATCCAAACTTGACCTTGACGTTTCATCGCTCTAGTCATGGCAATCCTTGCTGCCTCAATCTGTCTACTGGTAATCCAACCCGGCTCCAGTGACTTTAAAGCAAAACTTCCGAAGGCAATTCTATGACCTCGTTGAGCAATTCCTTTTACTCTACCCTTTTGCTTTTTCCTAAATTTTGTTCTTTTTGGCTGTAACATTTTCTAAAAATCTTTTACCAAGAAAGCGCTTATTTACGCTTTCTTTTAGGACGTTCACTTCTTCTATTATTAGCCGGGCCACCACCTTTATTACTAGGTGCGCCTGCCCCAACATTAAGCGACAAGTCTCTCTTGCCGAAAACCTCTCCTTTGAAAACCCATACTTTCACACCAATAGTTCCATAAATTGTATGTGCTGGGGTTGTTTCATAGTCGATATCTGCCCTCAATGTATGCAAAGGAATTCTACCTTCTTTATACATTTCGGTACGTGCCATTTCAGCCCCGCCTAAACGACCTGAAACTTTTATCTTTATACCTTGTGCTCCTACTCTCATAGCTGAAGCAATTGCTTGCTTCATTGCTCTTCTGTAAGATATTCTAGCTTTCAATTGTTGACCGATAGATTCACCAATCAATTTGGCATCTAATTCAGGACGTTTGATTTCAAAAATATTGATTTGAACATCCTTAGCTGTCAATTTTTTAAGCTCCTCTTTCAATTTATCAACTTCACTACCACCTTTACCAATTACAACTCCTGGTCTAGCAGTATGTACAGTTAAAGTGATTCTTTTTAAAGTTCTTTCGATAACAATTTTAGAGATCCCACCTTTAGGAATACGAGCTAATATATATTCTCTTATTTTTTGATCTTCTATTAGTTTATCAGAAAAAGACAAACCCTTTCCCCCGTACCAGTTGGACTCCCAACCGCGAACGATACCTAAACGAAAACCTATTGGATTAACTTTCTGTCCCATTGTTATTTATTTTCAGCGTTATCAGTTTCAGCCAATACCGCTTCACTCGCAGCACTGTCAACAATCAAAGTTACATGGTTTGATCTCTTTCTAATTCTATGAGCTCTACCCTGAGGAGCAGGTCTAAGTCTTTTCAAAACCCTACCACCGTCTACTTGAACAGATTTTACAAATAAATCAGCATCTTCAAGATCAAGTTCTGGATTGGCTTGTTGCCAGTTGGCAATTGCAGAAAGCAATAATTTTTCAACTCTAGCTGCTCCATGCTTAGATTCAAATTTTAGAATATTCAAAGCACGATTAACCTTTTCACCTCTGATAAGATCCACTACCATCCTCATTTTACGAGGAGAAGTAGGTACGTTATTTAATTTAGCTATTGCTTCCATTATCTCCTACCTTTATCTTTTTTGTTAATATGACCCCTGAAATTTCTAGTAGGAGAAAACTCACCTAGCTTATGTCCTACCATGTTTTCAGTTACATAAACAGGAATAAATTTATTCCCATTGTGAACTGCAAAAGTATGACCAACAAAATCAGGAGAAATCATAGATCTTCTTGACCAAGTTTTGATAACCGACTTCTTTCCGGAGTCATTCATATTATCAACTTTCTTTTCAAGACGAAAGTCGATATAAGGTCCTTTTTTTAACGATCTAGCCATCTATTATTTCTTTTTACCGATAATTAATTTATTGGAATATTTTTTAGGCGTTCTGGTTTTCAAACCTTTCGCCAATAAACCTTTTCTTGATCTTGGGTGACCTCCTGAAGATTTACCTTCACCACCACCCATTGGGTGATCAACTGGGTTCATAACAACCGCTCTTGTTCTAGGTCTGCGACCTAACCAACGTTTACGACCTGCTTTACCTAACTTCACAATCATGTGATCACCATTAGAAACAGTTCCTACAGTTGCCATGCATGTAGCTAATATCAACCTCATTTCACCAGAAGGCAATTTTAAGGTTGCATATTTACCGTCTCTTGCCAATAACTGTGCATATGAACCAGCACTTCTTGACATAGCACCACCTGCACCAGGCTTGATTTCAATATTATGAATGATAGTACCTAAAGGAATATCAGATAACGGTAGTGCATTTCCTACTTCAGGAGCAATGCCTTTACCTGATACAATAGTATCACCTACTTTCAATCCGTTTGGAGCTAAGATATATCTCTTTTCTCCATCAGCATAGTGCAATAAAGCAATAAATGCTGTTCTTCCCGGATCATACTCTAAGGTAGCTACTTTAGCAGGAATGTTTAACTTATTCCTTTTAAAATCAACAATTCTTAAACTTTGTTTATGACCACCACCTAAGTAGCGCATTGTCATACGTCCTGAATTGTTTCTTCCACCTGATTTTTTACTTGGAGCAAGTAATGACTTCTCAGGAGCCACTTTACTTAACTCGGTATAAACCGGTGCTAACCTATATCTTTGTCCAGCTGTAACTGGTCTTAATTTTTTAACTGCCATTTTTCAGATCATTAAATTTCGCTGTAGAAATCGATTACCTCTCCTTCTGCTACAGTTACAATTGCTTTTTTGAAACTAGGCTTTCTACCAGTAAGAATCCTAGACTTAGTGTAACGAGATTTTTGTTTACCTAAATACTTCATAGTATTTATGCTCTCTACATTTACACCGTAAGTTTTTTCAACCTCAGCTTTAATTTGGATTTTGTTTGCATTGATATTGACAACAAATCCATATTTACCATTTTCGTTGAGGGCTGAGACTTTTTCCGTAACAAGTGGTTTTATTAAAACGCTCATATCTTTTACTTAAATAAGTTTTCAATTTTCTCTAAAGAACCTTCAACAAAAAGTAACTGATCAGCATGAAGTACATCATATGTATTTAATGAATCGACTGTAGTTACTCGCGTATTTTTAATATTTCTACCAGATAAAACGATATTCTTATCTACTTCTGGAAGAACTAAAAGTGTCTTTTTAGCATCTAAAGACAACTTGTTCAACATATCTGTATAGTTCTTAGTTTTCACTTCATTAAAAGTAAAGCCCTCTAATACAGATATCATCTGATCCTTTGCTTTGTAAGTTAAAGCTGATTTTCTAGCAACCGCTTTTAACTTTTTATTTAATTTAAAGCTGTAGTCTTTTGGTCTTGGACCAAAAACTCTACCACCACCTTTAAAGATTGGTGATTTAATACTACCAGCACGAGCAGTACCCGTACCTTTTTGCTTTTTAATCTTTCTAGTTGAACCAGAAATTTCAGCTCTCTCTTTAGATTTATGCGTTCCTTGTCTCGCATTAGCCATTTTCTGTTTCACATCTAAATAA harbors:
- the rpsH gene encoding 30S ribosomal protein S8 codes for the protein MVTDPIADFLTRVRNAIKAKHRIVEVPASNLKKSMTKVLHEKGYILNYKFEEDNAQGNIKIALKYDPETKTPAISNLERISKPGLRKYSDSENLPRVLNGLGVAIMSTSKGVITDKEARTLKIGGEVLCYVY
- the rpsN gene encoding 30S ribosomal protein S14, translated to MARKAVIAREKKRERLVAKYADKRAELKANGDYEALDKLPKNASPVRLHNRCKLTGRPKGYMRKFGISRVTFREMASQGKIPGVTKASW
- the rplE gene encoding 50S ribosomal protein L5; translation: MANPRIKDLYLGEIIPALKEKFQYSSAMQVPKLTKIVINKGIGAATADKKLVDIGVEELTMITGQKAVPTYAKNSISNFKLREGMPIGAKVTLRGEKMYEFLDRLVSVSLPRVRDFQGVKDKGFDGRGNYTLGVKEQIIFPEISIDKVSTISGMDITFVTTANTDEESYELMKAFGMPFASKNNK
- the rplX gene encoding 50S ribosomal protein L24, which gives rise to MERKKNKQKKFHIRKGDTVKVIAGNAKGKTGKVLEMIGEKERAIVEGANVITKHNKPSANSPQGGIDKVEAPIHISNLMLVDPATGDATRTGRKLDDKGKLQRYSKKTGEVINNG
- the rplN gene encoding 50S ribosomal protein L14, which produces MIQQESRLSVADNSGAKEVLCIRVLGGTKKRYASIGDKIIVTVKSALSSSSLKKGTVSRAVIVRTKKEVRRKDGSYIRFEDNAAVLLNPNDEPRGTRIFGPVARELREKQFMKIVSLAPEVL
- the rpsQ gene encoding 30S ribosomal protein S17, which encodes MERNLRKERVGLVVSNKMDKSITVSIERKVKHPMYGKFVKKNTKFMAHDEANDCTIGDTVRIQETRPMSKNKKWRLVEIVERAK
- the rpmC gene encoding 50S ribosomal protein L29; translation: MKNADIKKLSIDELNENIKVEGQKLHKLKFAHAISPIENPMQIRDTRKNIARLQTELRSKVLAK
- the rplP gene encoding 50S ribosomal protein L16, whose amino-acid sequence is MLQPKRTKFRKKQKGRVKGIAQRGHRIAFGSFALKSLEPGWITSRQIEAARIAMTRAMKRQGQVWIRIFPDKPITKKPAEVRMGKGKGAPEYWVATVKPGTIMFEAGGVSMADAKEALRLAAQKLPVKTKFSVRRDYAENIVS
- the rpsC gene encoding 30S ribosomal protein S3, with amino-acid sequence MGQKVNPIGFRLGIVRGWESNWYGGKGLSFSDKLIEDQKIREYILARIPKGGISKIVIERTLKRITLTVHTARPGVVIGKGGSEVDKLKEELKKLTAKDVQINIFEIKRPELDAKLIGESIGQQLKARISYRRAMKQAIASAMRVGAQGIKIKVSGRLGGAEMARTEMYKEGRIPLHTLRADIDYETTPAHTIYGTIGVKVWVFKGEVFGKRDLSLNVGAGAPSNKGGGPANNRRSERPKRKRK
- the rplV gene encoding 50S ribosomal protein L22, giving the protein MEAIAKLNNVPTSPRKMRMVVDLIRGEKVNRALNILKFESKHGAARVEKLLLSAIANWQQANPELDLEDADLFVKSVQVDGGRVLKRLRPAPQGRAHRIRKRSNHVTLIVDSAASEAVLAETDNAENK
- the rpsS gene encoding 30S ribosomal protein S19, whose product is MARSLKKGPYIDFRLEKKVDNMNDSGKKSVIKTWSRRSMISPDFVGHTFAVHNGNKFIPVYVTENMVGHKLGEFSPTRNFRGHINKKDKGRR
- the rplB gene encoding 50S ribosomal protein L2; translated protein: MAVKKLRPVTAGQRYRLAPVYTELSKVAPEKSLLAPSKKSGGRNNSGRMTMRYLGGGHKQSLRIVDFKRNKLNIPAKVATLEYDPGRTAFIALLHYADGEKRYILAPNGLKVGDTIVSGKGIAPEVGNALPLSDIPLGTIIHNIEIKPGAGGAMSRSAGSYAQLLARDGKYATLKLPSGEMRLILATCMATVGTVSNGDHMIVKLGKAGRKRWLGRRPRTRAVVMNPVDHPMGGGEGKSSGGHPRSRKGLLAKGLKTRTPKKYSNKLIIGKKK
- the rplW gene encoding 50S ribosomal protein L23, which produces MSVLIKPLVTEKVSALNENGKYGFVVNINANKIQIKAEVEKTYGVNVESINTMKYLGKQKSRYTKSRILTGRKPSFKKAIVTVAEGEVIDFYSEI
- the rplD gene encoding 50S ribosomal protein L4, which codes for MELSIIKHTGEDTGRKISLSDAIFDIEPNDHAIYLDVKQKMANARQGTHKSKERAEISGSTRKIKKQKGTGTARAGSIKSPIFKGGGRVFGPRPKDYSFKLNKKLKAVARKSALTYKAKDQMISVLEGFTFNEVKTKNYTDMLNKLSLDAKKTLLVLPEVDKNIVLSGRNIKNTRVTTVDSLNTYDVLHADQLLFVEGSLEKIENLFK